Proteins from one Lonchura striata isolate bLonStr1 chromosome 6, bLonStr1.mat, whole genome shotgun sequence genomic window:
- the BDNF gene encoding neurotrophic factor BDNF precursor form isoform X1, with product MFHQVRRVMTILFFTMVISYFTCMKAAPMKEASLRGQGSLAYPGLRTHGTIESINGPSASSRGLTSLADTFEHVIEELLDEEQDIQPSEGNKDADLYTSRVMLSSQVPLEPPLLFLLEEYKNYLDAANMSMRVRRHSDPARRGELSVCDSTSEWVTAAEKKTAVDMSGATVTVLEKVPVPKGQLKQYFYETKCNPKGYTKEGCRGIDKRHWNSQCRTTQSYVRALTMDNKKRVGWRFIRIDTSCVCTLTIKRGR from the coding sequence TTCCACCAAGTGAGAAGAGTGATGACCATCCTTTTCTTTACTATGGTTATCTCATACTTCACTTGCATGAAAGCTGCCCCAATGAAAGAAGCCAGTCTAAGAGGACAAGGCAGCTTGGCTTACCCAGGTCTTCGGACCCACGGGACTATTGAGAGCATAAATGGGCCCAGTGCCAGTTCAAGGGGACTGACATCGTTGGCAGACACTTTTGAACATGTCATAGAGGAGCTTCTAGACGAGGAGCAGGACATCCAGCCCAGTGAGGGAAACAAGGATGCAGACTTGTACACATCCCGAGTCATGCTAAGCAGTCAAGTGCCTTTGGAACCCCCACTGCTCTTCCTGCTCGAGGAGTACAAAAACTACCTGGATGCTGCAAACATGTCCATGCGGGTCCGGCGCCACTCCGACCCGGCTCGCCGTGGGGAACTGAGCGTGTGTGACAGCACGAGCGAGtgggtgacagcagcagagaaaaagacTGCAGTGGACATGTCCGGGGCCACCGTCACCGTCCTGGAGAAAGTTCCAGTACCCAAAGGCCAGCTGAAGCAATACTTCTATGAGACCAAATGCAACCCCAAGGGGTACACAAaggagggctgcaggggcaTAGACAAGAGGCACTGGAACTCGCAGTGCCGAACTACCCAGTCTTACGTGAGAGCTCTCACCATGGATAACAAAAAGAGAGTTGGCTGGCGCTTCATAAGGATAGACACTTCTTGTGTATGTACATTGACCATTAAAAGGGGAAGATAG
- the BDNF gene encoding neurotrophic factor BDNF precursor form isoform X3: MTILFFTMVISYFTCMKAAPMKEASLRGQGSLAYPGLRTHGTIESINGPSASSRGLTSLADTFEHVIEELLDEEQDIQPSEGNKDADLYTSRVMLSSQVPLEPPLLFLLEEYKNYLDAANMSMRVRRHSDPARRGELSVCDSTSEWVTAAEKKTAVDMSGATVTVLEKVPVPKGQLKQYFYETKCNPKGYTKEGCRGIDKRHWNSQCRTTQSYVRALTMDNKKRVGWRFIRIDTSCVCTLTIKRGR; encoded by the coding sequence ATGACCATCCTTTTCTTTACTATGGTTATCTCATACTTCACTTGCATGAAAGCTGCCCCAATGAAAGAAGCCAGTCTAAGAGGACAAGGCAGCTTGGCTTACCCAGGTCTTCGGACCCACGGGACTATTGAGAGCATAAATGGGCCCAGTGCCAGTTCAAGGGGACTGACATCGTTGGCAGACACTTTTGAACATGTCATAGAGGAGCTTCTAGACGAGGAGCAGGACATCCAGCCCAGTGAGGGAAACAAGGATGCAGACTTGTACACATCCCGAGTCATGCTAAGCAGTCAAGTGCCTTTGGAACCCCCACTGCTCTTCCTGCTCGAGGAGTACAAAAACTACCTGGATGCTGCAAACATGTCCATGCGGGTCCGGCGCCACTCCGACCCGGCTCGCCGTGGGGAACTGAGCGTGTGTGACAGCACGAGCGAGtgggtgacagcagcagagaaaaagacTGCAGTGGACATGTCCGGGGCCACCGTCACCGTCCTGGAGAAAGTTCCAGTACCCAAAGGCCAGCTGAAGCAATACTTCTATGAGACCAAATGCAACCCCAAGGGGTACACAAaggagggctgcaggggcaTAGACAAGAGGCACTGGAACTCGCAGTGCCGAACTACCCAGTCTTACGTGAGAGCTCTCACCATGGATAACAAAAAGAGAGTTGGCTGGCGCTTCATAAGGATAGACACTTCTTGTGTATGTACATTGACCATTAAAAGGGGAAGATAG